Proteins from a single region of Bdellovibrio bacteriovorus HD100:
- a CDS encoding RNA polymerase sigma factor, producing the protein MSFSDAADFAKFYEAHAPKVRGLLFRLVGESALSDLTQEAFMKAWEHRNKFRAESEASTWLYRIAYNCAVDHLRKAGRKEEVSPEQVEESLEKNLSNRELVDLALGTLEMDMRAVVVLFYLEDQSLKDIALALEIPEGTVKSRLSLARQKMSDLLGKKGVSL; encoded by the coding sequence GTGAGTTTTTCTGATGCCGCTGACTTTGCGAAGTTCTATGAGGCCCATGCACCCAAAGTGCGGGGCCTGTTGTTTCGTTTGGTTGGTGAGTCCGCCTTGAGTGACCTGACTCAGGAGGCATTTATGAAAGCCTGGGAACATCGAAACAAGTTCCGTGCGGAAAGTGAGGCCTCAACCTGGCTTTATCGTATTGCCTATAACTGCGCTGTGGATCATCTGCGCAAGGCGGGGCGCAAGGAAGAAGTCAGTCCCGAGCAAGTGGAAGAAAGTCTGGAAAAGAATCTTTCCAACCGAGAACTGGTTGATCTGGCCTTGGGCACATTGGAGATGGATATGCGTGCGGTGGTGGTTCTTTTTTATCTGGAGGATCAATCCTTGAAGGATATTGCGCTGGCACTGGAGATCCCCGAGGGAACAGTGAAATCCCGTTTAAGCCTGGCTCGTCAGAAGATGAGCGATTTACTGGGTAAGAAAGGAGTGAGTCTATGA
- a CDS encoding alpha/beta hydrolase family protein: MSLQIFSMFVGIGIASSLTFSAQAQSLADAPKVDLETQFYQELAKEAGQDVPTAKGIFEEVPDGLSTKEITPSCDPRRFEDSIIGKKLSTAQYYNVARAYFAKCSGELTQKSWTGLLGLLKFSKFQYPFFSHPQVKEFMVKLPDGTRVPGVLALKQDARPRPLVIVKCGVFCSASQSASMKSYLMHLFDQSPFNVLLLANQTGMDYIYYNKRVTLGGWSEGYEAIEVGKWMMEKWEHKDRISSLHLMGISLGGNAAVMGAAFNDKYLLPNGRKVYNSVTAICPVISLRPTLDHLYGTQVVGRAFAKMTKEHFKEARNYVTDVPDLITDNHIPSSRKDMADYIGSLASTSLQRRGIASTTPAFFKSNNFWNWKEEVKTPLMVWASKDDSVVNNRVNAEVMEHDDLYEKSANVGVLNLKYGNHCGFSSSYGAQASAAVLRTFVLTHSPEFVDTYNTKQEMPWTFGFKKLGSQYEHIGQSWHFYSNSNQAKVVFRLFNWNGGRDCADKGPWSGSGLCTSTREYWVPISSLSKMGARVPRTDAEAQALTREFNTKVEFRIKGHPLNGTYSSDFYMTWRSHFE; encoded by the coding sequence ATGTCGCTGCAGATTTTCAGCATGTTTGTTGGGATTGGTATTGCATCATCTTTGACTTTTTCAGCTCAGGCCCAGTCTTTGGCCGATGCGCCGAAAGTCGATCTGGAAACACAGTTCTATCAGGAACTGGCGAAAGAAGCTGGTCAGGATGTTCCGACAGCAAAAGGAATTTTTGAGGAAGTTCCGGATGGATTGAGTACCAAAGAAATCACTCCTTCCTGTGATCCGCGCCGCTTCGAAGACAGCATTATTGGCAAGAAGTTGAGCACGGCCCAGTACTATAATGTGGCGCGCGCTTACTTTGCTAAATGTTCAGGCGAGCTGACGCAGAAATCATGGACAGGCCTGCTGGGTCTTTTGAAATTCTCCAAATTCCAGTATCCATTCTTCTCGCACCCTCAGGTGAAAGAGTTCATGGTTAAACTTCCTGATGGCACCCGTGTCCCAGGGGTTTTGGCCTTGAAGCAGGATGCGCGTCCGCGTCCGTTGGTCATTGTGAAGTGCGGGGTGTTCTGCTCGGCTTCCCAGTCGGCTTCGATGAAAAGCTATCTGATGCACTTGTTTGACCAGTCTCCGTTCAACGTTTTGCTTTTGGCGAATCAGACGGGCATGGATTACATCTATTACAATAAGCGCGTGACTCTGGGCGGTTGGTCGGAAGGTTATGAAGCCATTGAAGTTGGCAAATGGATGATGGAAAAGTGGGAGCACAAAGACCGCATTTCCAGTCTGCACCTGATGGGTATCAGTCTTGGAGGTAATGCCGCCGTTATGGGGGCCGCATTCAATGACAAGTATCTTTTGCCGAATGGTCGTAAGGTTTATAACTCTGTAACAGCAATTTGCCCGGTGATCAGTCTTCGCCCGACGCTGGATCATTTGTATGGCACGCAAGTGGTGGGCCGTGCGTTTGCGAAAATGACGAAAGAGCACTTCAAAGAGGCTCGTAACTATGTCACCGATGTGCCGGATCTGATCACGGACAATCACATTCCTTCAAGTCGCAAGGACATGGCGGACTATATTGGTTCATTGGCCTCCACATCCCTGCAGCGTCGTGGGATTGCCAGCACCACGCCAGCCTTCTTTAAAAGTAACAACTTCTGGAACTGGAAAGAGGAAGTCAAAACACCTTTGATGGTATGGGCTTCAAAGGACGACTCGGTGGTGAACAACCGTGTCAATGCGGAAGTGATGGAGCATGATGATCTGTATGAAAAGTCAGCGAACGTGGGTGTGTTGAATCTGAAATACGGCAACCATTGTGGATTCTCTTCATCCTATGGGGCCCAGGCCTCGGCAGCAGTTTTGCGCACGTTTGTTCTGACTCACAGTCCGGAGTTTGTGGACACTTACAACACCAAGCAAGAGATGCCTTGGACCTTTGGATTCAAAAAATTGGGCTCGCAGTATGAGCACATTGGCCAGAGCTGGCACTTTTACTCCAATTCCAATCAGGCGAAGGTTGTCTTCCGTCTTTTCAACTGGAATGGGGGACGTGATTGTGCAGATAAGGGCCCTTGGTCCGGCAGTGGCCTATGCACCAGCACGCGTGAGTACTGGGTGCCAATTTCATCTTTGAGTAAGATGGGCGCACGTGTACCTCGTACCGATGCTGAAGCGCAGGCCTTGACCCGTGAATTCAACACGAAAGTGGAATTCCGTATCAAAGGCCATCCGCTGAATGGTACATATAGCAGTGACTTCTATATGACATGGCGAAGCCACTTCGAATAG
- a CDS encoding OmpA family protein has protein sequence MKTIILTALLSVGLTAQANQDSATTSALEFSKEEAQTTPRGVLPFLGLGGGYTGYETNGATEGTPSTIKLLGSLYMESPWVMDLGYGVSNQQFSQSTGTTNDTAITDGALEFAARYISENRWQFGVVGNQLYNQGENYTADQADAHFVGLQLLKEFNMTPSWLARLGVRAQALTNNTEQQVGMYMIDLQIGWNPSAYKPSVRSTAAAEPTVMEEVQEDITYQERVEPARPVAAVEAGSALKDVNMNMIAGAGSAIQFRSSQYAISGADNRKLQQVAKVLNENPDLVERVEIHGYADATGTDEINQRISQARADSVKNILERNGFTNVEAVGKGATDSTGIRSQDRRAELVFVGVKDEEALKRALSTIR, from the coding sequence ATGAAAACAATCATTCTAACAGCTTTGCTTAGTGTCGGTCTGACGGCACAGGCCAACCAAGACTCAGCGACGACGAGTGCATTGGAATTTTCCAAAGAGGAGGCGCAAACGACTCCCCGAGGAGTTCTTCCCTTCCTGGGATTGGGTGGTGGTTACACTGGCTATGAAACCAATGGCGCAACTGAAGGGACACCTTCCACAATCAAACTGCTGGGTTCCCTGTATATGGAAAGCCCTTGGGTCATGGACCTCGGTTACGGTGTAAGCAACCAGCAATTCAGTCAGTCCACCGGCACGACCAATGACACCGCGATCACCGATGGTGCATTGGAATTTGCGGCCCGCTATATCTCTGAAAATCGCTGGCAGTTCGGTGTCGTGGGCAATCAATTGTACAACCAAGGTGAAAACTACACCGCAGATCAGGCTGATGCCCACTTTGTAGGTTTGCAACTGTTGAAAGAGTTTAACATGACTCCAAGCTGGTTGGCCCGCCTGGGTGTTCGCGCCCAAGCCCTGACGAACAATACCGAACAGCAAGTCGGCATGTACATGATCGATCTGCAGATCGGATGGAACCCAAGCGCTTATAAACCATCCGTCAGATCCACAGCCGCAGCTGAACCGACTGTGATGGAAGAGGTCCAAGAGGACATCACCTATCAGGAACGTGTGGAACCAGCTCGTCCAGTGGCTGCTGTTGAGGCCGGATCCGCATTGAAAGATGTGAACATGAATATGATTGCCGGAGCCGGCAGCGCGATTCAGTTCCGATCATCTCAATATGCAATCTCCGGAGCTGACAATCGCAAACTGCAGCAGGTGGCCAAGGTTCTGAATGAAAATCCAGACCTGGTTGAAAGAGTCGAAATTCACGGCTATGCCGACGCCACAGGAACTGATGAGATCAATCAACGAATCTCTCAAGCCCGCGCGGACTCCGTGAAAAATATCCTGGAAAGAAATGGCTTCACGAATGTTGAAGCTGTGGGTAAAGGAGCAACTGACTCTACAGGCATCCGATCCCAAGACCGCCGTGCAGAACTGGTCTTTGTCGGTGTGAAGGATGAAGAGGCTTTGAAACGCGCTCTTTCTACCATCCGCTAG
- a CDS encoding pyroglutamyl-peptidase I, whose translation MNNKKILLTGFEPFLGEPINPSQILLENIKRDLTFNDQVHTLLLPVSFAKAPRLVAAAMAMQTYDVVLMLGQAGGRKNICLERVGLNWNETERPDEDGSTPVRGSISPEAPAALFTAAPVEQWMQLLKEHQIPVEISLSAGGYVCNNVYFRTLQVLGSSPGTVACFIHVPYLPEQAEGKAERPASMELETMLKAVKTILRSILEGP comes from the coding sequence ATGAACAATAAAAAGATTCTTCTTACGGGGTTTGAACCATTTCTGGGCGAACCCATCAATCCCAGCCAAATCCTTCTTGAAAACATCAAGAGGGATTTGACGTTTAATGATCAGGTGCACACGCTGCTGCTGCCAGTGTCTTTTGCAAAAGCCCCAAGGCTTGTGGCAGCGGCAATGGCGATGCAAACTTACGATGTGGTTTTGATGTTGGGACAAGCCGGTGGTCGCAAGAATATCTGCCTTGAGCGTGTGGGTTTGAACTGGAATGAAACGGAAAGACCCGACGAAGATGGCAGCACCCCGGTGCGGGGGAGTATTTCCCCGGAAGCACCCGCCGCGCTTTTCACTGCGGCCCCCGTTGAACAGTGGATGCAGCTTCTGAAAGAGCATCAGATCCCGGTGGAAATTTCTCTGAGCGCGGGCGGCTATGTCTGCAACAATGTTTACTTTAGAACTTTGCAGGTGCTGGGCTCTTCACCCGGGACTGTGGCCTGCTTTATACATGTCCCTTACCTTCCGGAGCAAGCTGAGGGTAAAGCGGAACGTCCAGCTTCAATGGAGCTGGAGACCATGCTAAAGGCCGTTAAAACGATTCTCAGATCGATTTTAGAGGGACCCTGA
- a CDS encoding FliG C-terminal domain-containing protein: MGMLDRYKKKGGFFQLLQLLETSPAAKREQFLGLIGGESPAWEEALRKRILTITRVYSWDGQYLVEIFSRVQPLTLANALHGNPQEQVDQLLACLPPISKRKITDMMAESAPTAAEKSTCISKMLSEVRGFVSQGIIRLEKVDPELHIPENIEEMLSVNAFATPTFDAEPAAKKDSKPNIVGDSDPASQQENEFLKRKVNQLASEVNALKHENSVLKDKLSQIKKIA; the protein is encoded by the coding sequence ATGGGCATGTTAGACAGATACAAAAAAAAGGGCGGCTTCTTTCAACTTCTACAGCTGTTGGAGACATCACCAGCAGCAAAGCGTGAACAGTTCCTGGGCCTGATCGGCGGTGAAAGCCCGGCTTGGGAAGAGGCACTTCGTAAACGCATTCTGACCATCACACGGGTGTACAGCTGGGACGGGCAGTATCTGGTGGAGATCTTCTCTCGCGTGCAGCCGTTGACGCTGGCCAATGCCCTGCATGGCAATCCGCAAGAACAGGTGGATCAGCTGCTGGCTTGCTTGCCGCCGATTTCAAAACGTAAAATCACAGACATGATGGCTGAGTCCGCGCCGACAGCGGCAGAGAAATCAACCTGTATTTCAAAAATGCTTTCGGAGGTTCGGGGGTTTGTTTCCCAGGGTATCATCCGTCTGGAAAAAGTGGATCCTGAGCTGCACATCCCAGAGAACATCGAAGAGATGCTCAGCGTGAATGCCTTTGCAACACCGACGTTCGACGCTGAGCCCGCGGCTAAAAAAGACTCCAAGCCCAATATCGTGGGTGATTCTGATCCGGCGTCTCAGCAGGAAAATGAGTTCTTGAAGCGCAAGGTGAATCAGCTGGCTTCCGAAGTGAATGCACTGAAGCATGAGAACTCGGTTCTTAAGGACAAGTTGTCGCAGATTAAAAAGATCGCTTAG
- a CDS encoding MIDAS family adhesin codes for MKTLTRMAAISFFVGLYVGCSPVKFSLDDSKCKDSGCVVENGKYAFNYSQTAGRGKVDILIVNDNSASMSFEQARLAPRFQNFIADLDNQKIDYRIAMTTTDVARSDAGSLVSFGGNPYITPSHSNRMSLFNSTIQRPETLACEKFIANWIRNNGGNLASIESSAYSQAYAQNCPSGDERGVYAANLVVKNNPSSFIRSDAHLAVIFLADEDERSGLYGNGGYVLDQMDQPNYLINNVKSSLGADKFNSLSVHAIVVKDNNCLAQQNSQTLDNYSPTNGLVTGSIGNVYLSFTNNGWGMAADICSNDYTSQLGQIRSKITDRIKDIMLNCSNPQDLIVTVSGSPVGYNLVGKTLKFNQYLSPGTSVSLSYKCESLD; via the coding sequence TCTTTGTAGGGCTTTACGTGGGATGTTCCCCGGTGAAGTTCTCTTTGGACGACAGCAAATGTAAAGACTCAGGCTGTGTGGTCGAGAATGGCAAATACGCATTCAATTATTCCCAGACTGCGGGCCGCGGTAAGGTCGACATCCTTATAGTAAATGACAACTCTGCATCCATGTCATTTGAACAGGCAAGGCTGGCACCTCGATTCCAAAACTTTATTGCGGATCTGGACAATCAGAAAATCGACTATCGTATCGCAATGACCACGACCGATGTGGCAAGATCCGATGCCGGCAGTTTGGTTTCTTTCGGTGGCAATCCTTATATTACCCCGAGCCACAGCAACCGCATGAGTTTGTTCAACAGCACCATTCAAAGACCTGAAACCCTGGCTTGTGAGAAGTTTATTGCCAACTGGATCCGCAACAACGGCGGCAACCTGGCTTCTATCGAGTCCTCAGCTTACTCCCAGGCTTATGCTCAGAACTGTCCATCAGGCGATGAGCGTGGTGTTTACGCCGCAAATCTGGTTGTTAAGAACAATCCTTCCAGCTTTATCCGTAGTGATGCTCACCTGGCGGTGATCTTCCTGGCGGACGAAGATGAAAGATCTGGTCTTTATGGCAACGGTGGTTATGTTCTGGATCAGATGGATCAGCCAAATTACCTGATCAATAACGTAAAAAGCAGCTTGGGTGCCGACAAGTTCAACTCCTTAAGTGTGCACGCGATCGTGGTGAAGGATAACAACTGTCTTGCTCAGCAAAACAGCCAGACTCTGGATAACTATTCTCCAACCAACGGTCTGGTGACGGGCAGTATCGGGAATGTGTATCTGTCCTTCACAAACAACGGTTGGGGTATGGCTGCAGACATCTGTTCCAACGACTATACCTCCCAGTTGGGTCAGATCCGCTCCAAGATCACAGATCGTATCAAAGACATCATGTTGAACTGTTCCAATCCTCAGGATCTGATTGTGACTGTGTCCGGTTCGCCGGTGGGTTACAATCTGGTGGGTAAAACTTTGAAGTTCAATCAGTACTTGTCCCCAGGCACAAGCGTAAGCCTTTCGTACAAGTGTGAATCTTTAGACTAA
- a CDS encoding Spy/CpxP family protein refolding chaperone: MKFNLVLAGALVATMMSTNAWARSGGRDHHKNDEIALENHFSPKKMKELNLTEEQKEKLKAIREAAKAEKQKCREDMRTARKAFKEALRSNASKEAVTAAYQSMLEKKQQLSKARLDTLLSARDVLTEEQRAKLFSHGSQGSEE; this comes from the coding sequence ATGAAGTTTAATCTGGTTTTGGCAGGAGCCCTCGTCGCGACAATGATGTCTACAAATGCCTGGGCTCGATCGGGGGGGCGTGATCATCACAAGAATGATGAGATTGCTTTGGAAAATCATTTCAGCCCTAAAAAGATGAAAGAGCTGAATCTGACCGAGGAGCAAAAAGAAAAGCTCAAAGCCATCCGTGAAGCGGCGAAGGCGGAGAAACAAAAATGTCGCGAGGATATGAGGACGGCCCGCAAGGCCTTCAAGGAAGCTTTGCGCAGCAATGCCTCCAAAGAAGCGGTGACTGCCGCTTATCAAAGCATGCTGGAAAAAAAGCAGCAGTTGTCTAAGGCTCGCCTGGACACGTTGCTGTCGGCCCGCGATGTTTTGACGGAGGAGCAGAGAGCCAAGTTATTCAGCCATGGGTCCCAAGGATCTGAGGAGTAG